A single window of Leeuwenhoekiella sp. MAR_2009_132 DNA harbors:
- a CDS encoding F0F1 ATP synthase subunit gamma, whose product MDTLENLRDKTEGAKDLKSVVSAMKAMAGSNIIQYETAVSSLADYYHTIALGIVGYFKAEQIAAIEKQKG is encoded by the coding sequence ATGGATACGTTAGAAAACCTCCGCGACAAGACCGAAGGCGCCAAAGATTTAAAGTCGGTTGTGAGTGCGATGAAAGCGATGGCAGGTTCAAATATTATTCAATACGAGACCGCTGTAAGTTCGCTTGCAGATTATTACCATACTATAGCTCTCGGGATTGTTGGGTATTTTAAAGCCGAGCAGATTGCGGCAATTGAAAAACAAAAGGGCTAA